In Primulina eburnea isolate SZY01 chromosome 3, ASM2296580v1, whole genome shotgun sequence, one DNA window encodes the following:
- the LOC140825460 gene encoding probable protein S-acyltransferase 17 isoform X1: MDVLWLLVCHGLLTALVLVSFFCGQWPIFQGTFIQRIYFFITFGAYDYLRRFIHFACGSRGSNAMLSVEYYCCDRPNPILQLIYFLIIGATYYFIANSSFSYFPGYYLSGVHRYTSFLAVGVGILLFLLTSFSDPGTVSYANVSQYISAYPYDNIIFSEKECSTCKIPKPARSKHCSICNRCVARFDHHCGWMNTCIGERNTGYFMAFILWHFLICIYGVVVLALILAGRLKELKVIYILTAYYGIENSFRSLAPHVVQWLLSSYNTQILIMMFLAIVSLLLAGFCMYHAKLCLTNTTTNESFKWQDHLHWQRKVNEAKASAEALKASLGGLNQERKTQESKWIAFFRRSRLEDLEVVKNNIYDRGFLNNIGEVLYPLSTRRSFGLNKPKSG, translated from the exons ATGGATGTTCTGTGGCTGCTGGTGTGCCATGGCCTGTTGACAGCTTTAGTTTTAGTATCATTCTTCTGCGGGCAGTGGCCAATTTTCCAAGGCACCTTCATTCAGCGCATCTATTTTTTCATTACCTTCGGCGCCTATGATTATCTCCG TCGTTTTATCCATTTCGCGTGCGGGTCTCGTGGCAGCAATGCCATGCTCTCCGTTGAGTATTATTGTTGCGATCGCCCTAACCCCATTTTACAG TTGATATATTTTCTAATAATTGGGGCAACTTATTATTTCATTGCAAATTCATCCTTCAGCTACTTTCCTGGGTATTACTTGAGTGGAGTGCACAG GTACACGAGCTTCTTGGCAGTTGGTGTGGGTATTCTCCTATTTCTATTGACTAGCTTTTCTGATCCAGGGACAGTGAGTTATGCTAATGTCTCTCAGTATATTTCTGCTTATCCTTATGACAACATTATCTTCTCAGAGAAAGAATGCTCTACCTGCAAGATTCCAAA GCCTGCTAGGTCGAAGCACTGCAGCATATGCAATCGTTGTGTTGCTAGGTTCGACCATCATTGTGGTTGGATG AATACTTGCATTGGAGAGAGGAACACTGGATACTTTATGGCTTTTATTCTATG GCATTTCCTCATCTGTATATATGGAGTCGTTGTACTCGCATTGATTCTCGCTGGAAGGCTGAAGGAGCTGAAAGTTATCTATATCTTAACAG CTTATTATGGCATTGAAAATTCTTTTAGAAGTTTGGCTCCACATGTTGTACAG TGGTTGCTGAGCTCCTACAACACGCAGATACTTATTATGATGTTTCTGGCCATAGTTTCGCTGCTGTTAGCTGGTTTCTGCATGTATCATGCGAAactttgtctcacaaatactaCCACAAATGAG AGTTTCAAATGGCAAGATCACCTGCATTGGCAGAGGAAGGTAAATGAGGCCAAGGCTAGTGCAGAAGCTTTAAAAGCTAGTTTAGGTGGATTAAATCAAGAGAGGAAGACTCAAGAGAGTAAATGGATAGCATTCTTTAGAAGATCGCGTTTAGAAGACCTTGAAGTTGTTAAAAATAACATATATGACAGAGGATTTCTCAACAATATTGGTGAAGTTCTCTATCCCCTTTCAACTAGGCGGTCGTTTGGGCTTAACAAGCCAAAATCAGGATAA
- the LOC140825460 gene encoding probable protein S-acyltransferase 17 isoform X2, producing MDVLWLLVCHGLLTALVLVSFFCGQWPIFQGTFIQRIYFFITFGAYDYLRRFIHFACGSRGSNAMLSVEYYCCDRPNPILQLIYFLIIGATYYFIANSSFSYFPGYYLSGVHRYTSFLAVGVGILLFLLTSFSDPGTVSYANVSQYISAYPYDNIIFSEKECSTCKIPKPARSKHCSICNRCVARFDHHCGWMNTCIGERNTGYFMAFILWHFLICIYGVVVLALILAGRLKELKVIYILTAYYGIENSFRSLAPHVVQWLLSSYNTQILIMMFLAIVSLLLAGFCMYHAKLCLTNTTTNELPNIACCSCLLAPKKF from the exons ATGGATGTTCTGTGGCTGCTGGTGTGCCATGGCCTGTTGACAGCTTTAGTTTTAGTATCATTCTTCTGCGGGCAGTGGCCAATTTTCCAAGGCACCTTCATTCAGCGCATCTATTTTTTCATTACCTTCGGCGCCTATGATTATCTCCG TCGTTTTATCCATTTCGCGTGCGGGTCTCGTGGCAGCAATGCCATGCTCTCCGTTGAGTATTATTGTTGCGATCGCCCTAACCCCATTTTACAG TTGATATATTTTCTAATAATTGGGGCAACTTATTATTTCATTGCAAATTCATCCTTCAGCTACTTTCCTGGGTATTACTTGAGTGGAGTGCACAG GTACACGAGCTTCTTGGCAGTTGGTGTGGGTATTCTCCTATTTCTATTGACTAGCTTTTCTGATCCAGGGACAGTGAGTTATGCTAATGTCTCTCAGTATATTTCTGCTTATCCTTATGACAACATTATCTTCTCAGAGAAAGAATGCTCTACCTGCAAGATTCCAAA GCCTGCTAGGTCGAAGCACTGCAGCATATGCAATCGTTGTGTTGCTAGGTTCGACCATCATTGTGGTTGGATG AATACTTGCATTGGAGAGAGGAACACTGGATACTTTATGGCTTTTATTCTATG GCATTTCCTCATCTGTATATATGGAGTCGTTGTACTCGCATTGATTCTCGCTGGAAGGCTGAAGGAGCTGAAAGTTATCTATATCTTAACAG CTTATTATGGCATTGAAAATTCTTTTAGAAGTTTGGCTCCACATGTTGTACAG TGGTTGCTGAGCTCCTACAACACGCAGATACTTATTATGATGTTTCTGGCCATAGTTTCGCTGCTGTTAGCTGGTTTCTGCATGTATCATGCGAAactttgtctcacaaatactaCCACAAATGAG CTGCCGAATATCGCTTGCTGTTCGTGTCTACTTGCACCGAAAAAGTTTTAG
- the LOC140825463 gene encoding uncharacterized protein: protein MDNNENGNSEPAGPETGTTKHVTGSKTCSGLSQKSPEQHVRDPTSLELYVQTHLHDDRSLDDSPLVDQATQTCVIESLTPLDNGTIPSQPSSEEVNRMFSMVVGGPKKGRIYGCGSMASTFYPDQMARRPRGGSSSSSRGSQDMERMREEWETQKRVNEHLRIDLEATQTALKATQHENASLKDRMTILEDQVRQLVAGLPHQQPHPHPHASRRVLYGRGSSSRGRALAGSSHFDDPYATGSSHRRGSGKGLMYLSEHIPPSQDFGHNDGDGDNNDAYDDDDETRSP from the exons ATGGACAACAATGAAAACGGGAATAGCGAGCCAGCAGGACCTGAGACTGGGACTACGAAGCACGTTACTGGCTCGAAGACTTGCAGCGGACTTAGCCAGAAATCG CCAGAACAACATGTTAGAGATCCTACGTCGTTGGAGTTATATGTTCAGACACATCTACACGACGACAGATCGCTCGACGATTCACCACTTGTCGAT CAAGCTACGCAGACTTGCGTGATCGAGTCTTTGACACCTCTCGACAATGGGACAATTCCTAGCCAGCCTAGTTCGGAAGAGGTGAACAGGATGTTCAGCATGGTCGTTGGTGGACCGAAAAAGGGACGAATCTATGGATGTGGTTCCATGGCCTCCACATTCTATCCGGATCAGATGGCTCGACGTCCACGTGGAGGTTCGAGCAGTTCGAGCAGAGGGTCGCAGGATATGGAGAGGATGCGAGAGGAGTGGGAGACACAGAAAAGAGTTAATGAACATCTCCGTATCGACCTGGAGGCGACACAGACCGCTCTAAAGGCGACCCAACATGAGAATGCCTCGTTGAAGGATAGGATGACGATTCTGGAGGACCAAGTACGTCAACTCGTCGCTGGATTACCGCACCAACAGCCGCATCCGCACCCACATGCATCCCGACGAGTTCTGTATGGTCGAGGCTCATCTAGCAGAGGACGCGCTTTAGCAGGGTCATCACATTTTGATGATCCATACGCAACTGGATCATCACATCGTCGAGGTTCAGGCAAGGGTCTGATGTACTTGTCTGAGCACATCCCACCATCACAGGACTTTGGTCACAACGACGGTGATGGCGATAACAACGACGCATACGACGATGATGATGAGACTCGGTCTCCTTAG
- the LOC140825464 gene encoding uncharacterized protein — protein MPQVMRSYKGKRWNLAFIMCAQLNGFDSGQPSLAEASLVLKIFSMIITLTYTYQKGKKSMNPTKHISFKQRTVAFMEPFTLDIFILKCIVSASVTHRITCNQVAVSGTNSNDMKDVLKPRSEIPVCLAIGRNLADRAREVDVYTASYTPRESDKFDGKIRAVQPLIDNGIDIKFYLD, from the exons ATGCCGCAAGTTATGCGATCATACAAAGGgaagaggtggaatttggcctTTATCATGTGTGCACAATTGAATGGTTTTGACAGTGGTCAG CCTTCCCTTGCAGAAGCTTCTTTGGTGTTGAAGATTTTCTCGATGATAATAACCTTGACATATACTTACCAAAAGGGGAAGAAGTCCATGAATCCAACCAAGCACATATCTTTCAAGCAACGGACTGTTGCTTTCATGGAGCCATTTACCCTGGATATCTTCATTTTAAAATGCATCGTATCTGCTTCAGTTACCCACAGGATAACGTGCAATCAAGTTGCTGTGTCCGGTACAAATTCGAATGATATGAAGGATGTGCTTAAACCGCGATCAGAGATACCTGTGTGTTTGGCTATAGGACGGAATTTGGCTGATAGAGCAAGAGAAGTTGATGTATACACAGCATCGTATACTCCTAGGGAGAGTGACAAGTTTGATGGGAAGATCAGAGCAGTTCAGCCCCTCATTGACAATGGCATTGACATTAAATTTTACCTTGATTGA
- the LOC140825459 gene encoding uncharacterized protein produces the protein MASRVMVYCHGNGAIYKYSTGQRTVASALEQPPATGRLRWPELEELDNELSKGNERAALNIVKLLKDKPGGLRGFGSARQIPQRLYTLDELKLNGIETVSLLSPVDTTLGSIERIVQAATLVGGISAWNVFELNPQQILFLSLGLLFLWTLDGVYFNGGVSFLVLDTLGHLFSQKYHNRVVQHEAGHFLIAYLLGILPRGYTLTSLEALKKEGSLNVQAGTAFVDFEFLEEVNKGKVSATTLDKFSCIALAGLATEYLLFGCSEGGLADINTLDKLLKSLGFTQKKSDGQVRWAVLNTVLTLRRHEKARSVLANAMSQGRSVGYCIDIIEKTIDDDI, from the exons ATGGCGAGTCGTGTTATGGTGTATTGCCATGGAAATGGAGCAATCTACAAATATTCCACTGGACAGCGTACAGTTGCGAGTGCATTGGAGCAGCCGCCGGCTACCGGGAGGTTGAGGTGGCCGGAGTTGGAGGAATTGGATAATGAGTTGAGCAAAGGAAATGAAAGGGCTGCCTTGAATATCGTCAAGCTTTTGAAGGACAAGCCTGGGGGCCTCCGCGGCTTCGGTTCCGCTCGCCAG ATACCCCAAAGGCTCTACACTCTGGACGAATTAAAACTGAATGGAATCGAAACTGTCTCTCTGTTATCACCAGTCGATACCACATTGGGTTCTATAGAGAGAATTGTGCAGGCTGCTACTCTAGTGGGAGGAATATCTGCTTGGAATGTATTTGAATTAAACCCTCAACAGATCCTTTTCTTGTCTCTGGGCTtgttatttctttggactttGGATGGG GTTTATTTCAATGGAGGGGTCAGTTTCTTGGTTCTTGATACCCTTGGCCATTTGTTCAGTCAAAAGTACCATAATAGGGTTGTTCAA CATGAGGCTGGCCATTTCTTAATTGCTTATTTGCTTGGAATTCTGCCAAGGGGGTATACATTAACCAGTTTGGAAGCTCTAAAGAAGGAAGGATCTCTTAACGTTCAAGCAGGGACTGCTTTTGTGGACTTCGAATTTCTTGAAGAA GTGAACAAAGGAAAAGTATCTGCCACA ACACTGGACAAGTTCTCGTGTATAGCACTAGCTGGCTTGGCAACTGAGTATCTTCTTTTTGGTTGTTCAGAAGGAGGTCTTGCGGATATTAACACG CTGGACAAGTTACTTAAAAGCTTAGGCTTTACGCAGAAGAAATCTGATGGTCAAGTGAGATGGGCAGTGCTGAACACTGTCCTCACGTTGCGTCGCCATGAAAAAGCTCGATCGGTGCTCGCAAATGCTATGTCTCAGGGAAGATCTGTGGGATATTGTATAGACATCATTGAGAAAACAATAGAtgatgatatttga